Proteins encoded by one window of uncultured Draconibacterium sp.:
- a CDS encoding cob(I)yrinic acid a,c-diamide adenosyltransferase gives MSGEFKIYTKTGDDGTTGLVGGSRVKKYDLRLESYGTVDELNASIGVIRSYDNGSDVEELLLKIQNKLFNIGSRLASDEKGKEFTDKLVVKTEDVEMLEKAIDKYHETLPELSNFILPGGELSAAQCHMARTICRRAERRILEFSEQTPVEPELIKFINRLSDYLFVLARKLGHDKGIAETNWKY, from the coding sequence ATGTCTGGAGAATTTAAAATATATACAAAAACCGGAGACGACGGAACAACAGGGCTGGTTGGTGGTAGCCGTGTTAAAAAATACGATCTGCGGTTAGAAAGCTACGGAACCGTTGATGAATTAAATGCAAGCATCGGGGTTATTCGATCGTATGATAATGGCAGCGATGTTGAGGAACTATTGTTGAAAATTCAGAATAAACTTTTCAACATTGGTTCACGACTTGCATCGGATGAAAAAGGAAAAGAATTTACGGATAAACTGGTAGTAAAAACTGAAGACGTTGAAATGCTTGAGAAAGCAATCGATAAATATCATGAAACACTTCCGGAGCTAAGTAATTTTATTCTGCCGGGCGGAGAACTGTCAGCAGCTCAGTGCCATATGGCGCGAACAATTTGCCGAAGGGCAGAGCGTCGCATACTGGAATTTTCGGAACAAACACCGGTAGAACCGGAACTGATAAAATTCATAAATCGGCTTTCTGATTATCTTTTTGTTCTGGCACGAAAACTCGGCCACGACAAAGGCATAGCGGAAACAAACTGGAAGTATTAA
- a CDS encoding DUF2795 domain-containing protein, with protein MYWTLELASKLEDAPWPATKDELIDYAIRSGAPLEVIENLQEIEDEGEMYESIEDIWPDYPSKDDFFFNEDEY; from the coding sequence ATGTATTGGACTCTGGAATTAGCATCGAAGTTAGAAGATGCGCCCTGGCCGGCAACAAAAGACGAATTAATTGATTATGCAATACGTTCTGGCGCTCCGCTTGAAGTAATTGAAAATTTGCAAGAGATTGAAGATGAAGGGGAGATGTATGAAAGCATCGAGGACATTTGGCCGGATTATCCAAGTAAGGATGATTTCTTTTTTAACGAAGATGAATACTAA
- a CDS encoding aldo/keto reductase — protein sequence MNKVQLPGSDIKITPITFGAWAIGGWFWGGAEENESVKAIEAAISNGMTTIDTAPVYGFGQSEEFVGKAIKGKRNKVELLTKFGLVWDRKSRHVHYEKTFDNQGNEVSLYRLGSKESIIKECEDSLRRLGTDYIDLYQQHWPDCSTPVEETMEALEILKDQGKIRAGGVSNYSMNEMEKAEKYFKLLSNQVPYSMINRGIEDEVVPYCMANDKAIIAYSPLQRGVLTGKITADYKFAEGDHRPTTSFFKEPNLSRINAFLDKIKPIAETQKATMAQLVLNWTMNQPGITCVLAGVRNEKQVLENLKAMDVLLTDNDQKQIAFHLKQLVLDL from the coding sequence ATGAATAAAGTTCAGTTACCCGGATCAGACATAAAAATAACACCTATAACTTTTGGAGCCTGGGCCATTGGCGGCTGGTTTTGGGGCGGAGCCGAAGAAAATGAGTCGGTAAAAGCTATTGAAGCAGCTATTTCAAACGGCATGACAACCATTGATACCGCACCTGTTTACGGTTTTGGGCAAAGCGAAGAGTTTGTAGGGAAAGCCATAAAAGGCAAACGCAACAAAGTTGAACTGTTAACCAAGTTTGGTTTGGTATGGGATCGGAAATCGAGGCATGTGCATTACGAGAAAACTTTCGACAACCAGGGGAATGAGGTAAGCCTCTATCGATTGGGAAGCAAAGAAAGCATAATAAAAGAGTGCGAGGATAGTTTACGACGACTTGGCACTGACTACATCGATCTTTATCAGCAACACTGGCCCGACTGTTCAACCCCTGTGGAAGAAACTATGGAAGCGTTGGAAATCCTGAAAGATCAAGGGAAAATACGTGCCGGTGGCGTGAGCAATTATTCGATGAACGAAATGGAGAAAGCGGAAAAGTATTTCAAGCTTTTATCGAACCAGGTTCCGTACAGCATGATTAACCGCGGTATTGAAGATGAAGTGGTGCCCTACTGCATGGCCAATGATAAAGCAATTATTGCCTACAGCCCGCTGCAAAGAGGCGTTTTGACGGGTAAAATTACTGCAGATTATAAATTTGCAGAGGGCGATCATCGACCTACTACTTCGTTCTTTAAGGAGCCCAATTTGTCGCGAATTAATGCATTTTTGGATAAAATAAAACCGATTGCTGAAACCCAAAAGGCAACTATGGCTCAACTGGTTTTAAACTGGACCATGAACCAACCCGGGATCACCTGCGTGCTTGCCGGCGTACGAAATGAAAAGCAGGTATTGGAAAACCTGAAAGCAATGGATGTTCTGCTCACTGATAACGATCAAAAACAAATTGCATTTCATCTCAAGCAATTGGTTTTAGACTTATAA
- a CDS encoding ABC transporter ATP-binding protein: protein MPEKIIHVENIVKTYKVGTQEVRALRSVSIDIFKGEYVAIMGASGSGKSTLMNIIGCLDTPTSGTYVLNGKDVSSLSDDRLAEIRNSEIGFVFQVFNLLPRNSALENVMLPLVYAGKRKAERKKMAEETLVDVGLQDRMEHKPNELSGGQRQRVAIARALVNKPALLLADEPTGNLDSKISEEIMKLFADIHRKGNTLVMVTHEEDIAMHAHRIIRLKDGEVESDIINENPIY from the coding sequence ATGCCGGAAAAAATTATTCATGTTGAGAACATTGTAAAAACGTATAAGGTTGGAACGCAGGAAGTTCGCGCGCTTCGTTCGGTTTCAATTGATATTTTCAAAGGTGAATATGTAGCCATTATGGGCGCCTCGGGTTCGGGAAAATCCACCTTGATGAACATTATTGGCTGCCTGGATACGCCAACCAGCGGAACTTACGTGTTGAATGGAAAAGATGTGAGCAGCCTTTCTGACGACCGTTTAGCAGAAATCAGAAACTCGGAGATTGGATTTGTTTTCCAGGTATTTAACCTTTTACCTCGTAACTCTGCTCTTGAAAATGTGATGTTACCATTGGTTTATGCAGGAAAACGTAAAGCTGAACGCAAGAAAATGGCTGAAGAAACTTTGGTGGATGTTGGTTTGCAAGACCGTATGGAGCACAAACCCAATGAGTTGTCGGGTGGTCAGCGCCAGCGTGTAGCAATTGCACGGGCGCTGGTAAATAAACCGGCTTTGCTTTTAGCCGATGAACCAACGGGTAACCTCGATTCAAAAATATCGGAAGAAATTATGAAGCTGTTTGCTGATATTCACAGAAAAGGCAACACTTTAGTAATGGTAACACACGAGGAAGATATTGCAATGCATGCTCATCGTATTATAAGGTTAAAAGACGGAGAAGTTGAGTCGGATATTATTAATGAGAACCCGATTTATTAA
- the recG gene encoding ATP-dependent DNA helicase RecG: MPEFLDQEIKFLPGMGPKRAEILFKELKIKTFRDLIYYYPYKYIDRTKFYNISDINTEMAYIQVKGVLRSMETVGTGGKQRLVARFSDNSGTMELVWFRGIKWQKEQLRINKTYIVFGKPALFSGRISVVHPEMETEQEMQLKPIGLFQGHYNTTEKMKKQFLTSKTINKFQLTLQGLAKGKIKETLPEYLISELKLMPLEQALSAIHKPEKPIELKNATFRLKFEELFFIQLKILALRHNRNQKFKGFHFEKVGYNFNTFYEKYLPFELTNAQKKVIKEIRRDVNGTSQMNRLLQGDVGSGKTLVALMTMLLAMDNEFQSCLMAPTEILAQQHYQSISKMVDGMGINVGLLTGSTKAKQRRELHAALQSGEMQIIIGTHALIEDTVSFKRLGLVIVDEQHRFGVAQRAKLWKKNDLIPPHILVMTATPIPRTLAMTVYGDLEVSVIDELPPGRKPIQTMHFFENRRAQLNRFLKQQIDKGTQVYIVYPLISESEKMDLKNLEEGYRHISETFPDYKISMVHGKMKPNIKENAMQAFKRGETQIMVATTVIEVGVDVPNAAVMIIESAERFGLSQLHQLRGRVGRGAEQSYCILMSSYKISTESRKRLETMVRTNDGFDIAEVDMKLRGPGDLEGTQQSGMGFDLKIANLGKDGEILQKARNIANDILDDDPFLQKEQNQLLLKNLLSSKDTSFDWSSIS; this comes from the coding sequence ATGCCAGAATTTCTCGATCAGGAAATAAAATTTTTACCCGGCATGGGGCCAAAACGTGCGGAAATTTTATTCAAAGAGCTGAAAATAAAAACCTTCAGAGATTTGATTTATTATTATCCGTATAAATACATCGACCGCACCAAGTTTTATAATATTTCCGATATCAATACAGAAATGGCATACATACAGGTGAAAGGCGTATTGCGCTCGATGGAAACTGTAGGTACCGGTGGCAAACAGCGGCTTGTTGCCCGCTTTTCAGATAACTCGGGAACAATGGAACTCGTTTGGTTCAGGGGAATAAAATGGCAAAAAGAGCAACTCCGCATCAACAAAACCTATATTGTTTTTGGTAAACCGGCTTTGTTTAGCGGCCGAATTAGCGTGGTGCACCCCGAAATGGAAACCGAGCAGGAAATGCAGTTAAAACCCATCGGGCTTTTCCAGGGGCATTACAACACCACCGAGAAAATGAAAAAACAGTTTCTCACCTCGAAAACCATCAACAAATTTCAGCTCACTTTGCAGGGACTGGCAAAAGGAAAGATCAAAGAAACATTGCCCGAATACCTTATAAGCGAGCTAAAATTAATGCCGCTTGAGCAGGCGCTCTCGGCCATACATAAACCGGAAAAACCAATTGAGCTTAAAAACGCCACCTTCCGCTTAAAGTTTGAAGAGCTGTTTTTTATACAACTGAAAATTCTGGCATTAAGACACAATCGGAATCAAAAATTTAAAGGATTTCATTTTGAAAAAGTAGGTTACAACTTCAATACTTTTTACGAAAAGTATTTGCCGTTTGAACTCACTAACGCACAGAAAAAGGTGATAAAAGAAATCCGGCGCGATGTTAACGGCACATCACAGATGAACCGTTTACTGCAGGGCGATGTTGGAAGCGGCAAAACACTGGTGGCATTAATGACTATGCTGCTTGCTATGGACAACGAATTCCAGAGCTGTTTAATGGCACCAACCGAGATTTTGGCCCAACAACACTATCAGTCGATCTCGAAAATGGTGGATGGAATGGGAATAAATGTTGGACTATTAACCGGATCGACAAAAGCCAAGCAGCGTCGCGAATTGCATGCCGCACTGCAATCGGGCGAAATGCAGATTATTATCGGGACGCATGCATTAATTGAAGATACGGTTAGTTTTAAACGGCTGGGACTTGTTATCGTTGACGAGCAACATCGATTTGGTGTGGCGCAACGGGCAAAGCTCTGGAAAAAGAACGACCTCATTCCACCGCATATTTTGGTAATGACAGCCACTCCTATTCCACGAACATTGGCGATGACCGTTTATGGCGATCTGGAAGTATCGGTAATTGACGAGCTGCCGCCGGGACGAAAACCGATACAAACCATGCACTTTTTCGAGAACAGAAGAGCGCAGTTAAACCGTTTTTTGAAACAACAAATTGATAAAGGAACACAGGTTTATATTGTTTACCCTTTGATTTCGGAGTCGGAAAAAATGGATCTGAAAAACCTGGAAGAAGGTTATCGGCATATTTCGGAGACTTTCCCCGATTACAAGATCAGCATGGTGCACGGGAAAATGAAACCCAACATTAAGGAAAATGCCATGCAGGCTTTTAAACGTGGCGAAACACAAATTATGGTTGCCACGACCGTAATTGAAGTGGGTGTTGATGTGCCAAATGCAGCGGTTATGATAATTGAAAGTGCCGAACGTTTTGGTTTGTCGCAGTTGCACCAGTTGCGCGGCCGTGTGGGAAGAGGCGCCGAACAATCATATTGTATTCTCATGTCGTCGTATAAAATTAGTACCGAAAGTCGCAAACGACTGGAAACCATGGTGCGCACCAACGATGGTTTTGATATTGCCGAAGTTGACATGAAATTACGTGGTCCCGGCGATTTGGAAGGCACACAACAAAGCGGCATGGGTTTCGACTTGAAAATTGCAAACCTCGGAAAAGACGGTGAGATACTTCAGAAAGCCCGAAACATTGCCAACGATATTCTTGACGACGATCCGTTTTTGCAAAAAGAGCAAAATCAACTGCTTCTTAAAAATCTGTTATCATCAAAAGATACAAGCTTCGACTGGAGTTCGATAAGTTAA
- a CDS encoding N-acetyltransferase family protein gives MNDAIRLKKLEEKDLSQVKDIYNYYIENSTGTFHTSLVSENELKEILPVGDKRFRSFLIYFDNLVVGYCYLGRYKNRAAYDRTAEVTIYLKPEFFGKGIGREVLQQMEQKALEVDIFVLLGIITAENEASIKLFERMGYEKCGHFKQVGEKFGRILDVVAYQKLLEQ, from the coding sequence ATGAATGATGCAATTCGCCTCAAAAAGCTTGAGGAGAAAGACTTAAGTCAGGTTAAAGATATATACAACTATTACATTGAAAATTCGACAGGAACTTTTCATACCAGCCTGGTAAGTGAAAACGAACTGAAGGAAATTCTGCCTGTTGGCGATAAGAGATTCAGGTCGTTTCTGATTTACTTTGATAATTTAGTTGTCGGATATTGTTACCTGGGACGCTATAAAAACCGGGCAGCCTACGACCGCACTGCTGAAGTAACCATTTATTTAAAACCTGAATTTTTCGGGAAAGGCATTGGCCGGGAGGTTTTGCAGCAGATGGAGCAAAAAGCATTGGAGGTAGATATATTTGTGCTTCTCGGAATTATTACGGCCGAAAACGAAGCAAGCATTAAGCTGTTTGAGCGAATGGGCTACGAAAAATGCGGACATTTTAAACAAGTAGGAGAAAAGTTTGGGCGGATACTGGATGTTGTGGCTTATCAGAAGCTCTTGGAACAGTAA
- a CDS encoding YkgJ family cysteine cluster protein, giving the protein MDFTAYKTLRNNIDKLSDKLEYKHKQHMKCKAGCDLCCMDYSIFPLEFFSIVEALNKRKDKPKINTGKNDSTCIFLNNHTCEIYAERPVICRTHGLPLLYMNEDNGWELSACELNFTEFDMEEFTEENTFPQDKYNSKLFLLNKEFIAKNKLTKYSEFDLIPIKELVNHIKT; this is encoded by the coding sequence ATGGATTTTACAGCATACAAAACACTACGAAACAACATTGATAAATTATCGGACAAACTGGAATACAAGCACAAACAACATATGAAATGTAAAGCAGGCTGCGACCTGTGTTGTATGGATTACAGTATTTTTCCATTAGAATTTTTCAGCATTGTTGAAGCGTTAAATAAACGAAAAGACAAACCAAAAATTAACACCGGCAAGAATGATTCAACTTGTATTTTCCTAAATAATCATACATGCGAGATTTACGCCGAACGCCCGGTAATCTGCCGAACTCATGGACTTCCGTTGTTGTATATGAATGAGGACAACGGCTGGGAACTTTCGGCTTGTGAGCTAAATTTCACCGAGTTTGACATGGAAGAATTCACGGAGGAAAACACATTTCCGCAAGATAAATATAACAGCAAACTATTTTTGTTGAATAAAGAATTTATTGCTAAAAACAAGTTAACAAAGTATTCGGAGTTTGATTTAATACCAATAAAAGAATTAGTAAACCATATTAAAACCTGA
- a CDS encoding DsrE family protein yields MKRTFILLLLTLICSVAMANNNKKMDENKNKLAVLWTSGDPEVAEKMAFMYTYNAKTQGWFDEVVLIIWGPSAKLTAENEMIQDYIKKMQEAGVKTEACLYCAKMYEVDEKLTTLEVDVKGMGIPLSEYLKDGWKTLSL; encoded by the coding sequence ATGAAACGTACTTTTATACTTTTATTATTAACCCTAATTTGTAGTGTAGCAATGGCAAATAACAACAAAAAAATGGATGAAAATAAAAACAAACTGGCAGTACTGTGGACAAGTGGCGATCCGGAAGTAGCAGAAAAAATGGCTTTTATGTATACTTACAATGCTAAAACCCAAGGTTGGTTTGATGAAGTAGTTCTGATAATTTGGGGACCGTCGGCAAAACTTACCGCTGAGAATGAAATGATTCAGGATTATATTAAAAAGATGCAGGAAGCCGGTGTAAAAACAGAAGCCTGTTTATATTGTGCTAAAATGTATGAGGTTGATGAAAAGCTTACCACGCTGGAAGTTGATGTAAAAGGAATGGGAATTCCTTTGTCGGAATATTTGAAGGATGGCTGGAAAACATTGAGTTTATAG
- a CDS encoding putative LPS assembly protein LptD, which produces MYKLIITYLFLVIPLLIFAQEPEISIAPQQQFSDTTFSSLAIAQDTALTDSLVLDTMGVVKEQKAVINAPIDYTASDSMVVSLDGQKVYLYNEAKVTYQNIELEAYYIELDLETKEIYAEGILDSVGEMTQKPLFRQGSEEYESETMRYNFESEKAFITKVVSAQGEGFIHSDRTKKIGEEVFITKDAKYTTCDADHPHFYLHLTKAKVVSNEKIITGPAYMVLEDFPIYFPILPFGYFPNSPSYSSGILLPKYGEEQNRGFFLRDGGYYWAASEYFDLAVQGDIYSRGSWGTRIKTNYKKRYKFSGNFGFDYAINKYGEQGLDTYRKSKQYKIMWSHSQDSKANPNQTFSASVNISSSGYDKQNAYDMNDYLTTTKSSSISYSRKFENTPFNMSMNLRHSQNTKDSTMSLSLPEMTFSMAKVYPFRKKNRSGSIKFYEKFGINYTGNLKNSITAKEDEIFSSSFATDWKNGIKHNLPISFPSFNLFNHINFSPGISYNEKWYFKKYNYNYEAGGDFPDNPSSIPDNIRIDTITGLNRVYDYAYSISASTNIYGMFIPRNPDSKIKGIRHKMTPSVSFSYRPDFGADKYGYWQEVQVDSAGNTQYFDTNLGGIYGGSPGRGESGAISFSLNNNLEMKKLDTRDSTKTDEEQSFRKVKIIDNLSVSSSYNLIADSLNLSPFNIRARTTVAGVSINMGTTLDPYMVDENYRRIHKYVWNERSGIKKLGRVTRANLSFGMNFSSKDKDKEGNKQGDDQEGPTASGETLPAIYDEYAAFSLPWDFSFDYSLNYSGATKSNPNGRVTQTLGLRGNVSITDKWQLSAMTNFDIQEQEFALTSFRLNRDLHCWNMSFNFVPFGFRKSYSFTISASSSMLQDLKIQKQQSHYDNFTF; this is translated from the coding sequence TTGTATAAATTAATCATCACATATTTATTCCTGGTTATTCCTTTATTAATTTTTGCCCAGGAACCTGAAATTAGTATCGCTCCACAGCAGCAATTTTCAGACACTACTTTTTCTTCATTAGCCATTGCGCAGGATACTGCTTTAACCGATAGTCTGGTGCTCGACACAATGGGAGTGGTAAAAGAGCAGAAAGCGGTAATTAACGCCCCAATTGATTATACTGCCAGTGATTCGATGGTGGTTTCTCTTGATGGACAAAAAGTATACTTGTACAACGAGGCAAAAGTAACCTACCAGAATATTGAGCTGGAAGCTTATTATATTGAACTTGACCTGGAAACCAAAGAGATTTACGCCGAAGGTATTCTTGACTCAGTTGGAGAGATGACTCAGAAACCTCTTTTCAGGCAAGGTTCGGAAGAGTATGAATCGGAAACCATGCGTTATAATTTTGAATCGGAAAAGGCTTTTATTACAAAAGTTGTTTCGGCGCAGGGCGAAGGTTTTATTCACAGCGATCGAACGAAAAAAATTGGTGAAGAGGTTTTTATAACAAAGGACGCCAAGTATACGACCTGCGATGCTGATCATCCACACTTTTACCTTCACTTAACTAAGGCAAAAGTTGTATCGAATGAAAAAATCATTACCGGACCGGCATACATGGTTTTGGAAGACTTTCCCATATATTTTCCCATTCTGCCCTTTGGATATTTTCCAAACTCACCAAGCTATTCATCGGGTATTTTGTTGCCTAAATACGGTGAGGAGCAAAACCGCGGATTTTTCCTGCGCGACGGAGGATACTACTGGGCGGCAAGCGAGTACTTCGATTTGGCGGTTCAGGGAGATATTTATTCGCGAGGATCGTGGGGAACACGAATAAAAACGAATTACAAAAAGCGATATAAATTTAGCGGAAACTTTGGTTTTGATTATGCCATAAATAAATACGGCGAGCAAGGCCTGGATACTTATCGCAAATCAAAACAATACAAAATTATGTGGTCGCACTCGCAGGATAGTAAAGCCAATCCAAATCAAACCTTCTCGGCCAGTGTTAACATTTCTTCGAGTGGCTACGATAAGCAAAATGCTTACGATATGAACGATTACCTGACGACTACAAAATCGTCAAGTATTTCCTATTCAAGAAAGTTTGAGAATACGCCGTTTAATATGTCGATGAACCTCAGGCATTCGCAAAATACAAAAGACAGTACAATGTCGTTATCGTTACCTGAAATGACATTTAGTATGGCTAAGGTTTATCCGTTCAGAAAAAAGAACCGCAGCGGAAGTATTAAATTTTACGAGAAATTTGGTATTAATTATACGGGTAACTTAAAAAACTCGATAACGGCAAAAGAAGACGAAATTTTTAGCAGTTCGTTTGCTACCGATTGGAAAAACGGGATAAAACATAATCTGCCTATTTCATTTCCAAGTTTTAACCTCTTTAATCATATCAATTTCAGCCCGGGTATTAGTTACAACGAAAAATGGTACTTTAAAAAATACAATTATAACTATGAGGCAGGAGGTGATTTTCCTGATAATCCATCATCAATACCTGACAACATTAGAATTGATACCATTACAGGATTAAATCGGGTTTATGATTATGCTTATAGTATAAGTGCTTCAACAAACATATACGGGATGTTTATTCCACGCAATCCGGATTCGAAAATTAAGGGTATTCGTCATAAAATGACACCGTCTGTATCGTTCAGTTACCGACCCGATTTCGGAGCCGATAAATATGGTTACTGGCAGGAAGTGCAGGTTGATTCTGCCGGAAACACCCAGTATTTCGATACCAACCTTGGTGGAATATATGGAGGATCTCCGGGAAGGGGAGAATCAGGAGCGATTTCATTCTCGCTGAATAATAACCTGGAGATGAAAAAGCTGGATACCCGCGATTCTACCAAAACCGACGAAGAACAAAGTTTTAGAAAGGTAAAAATAATTGACAACCTGAGTGTTTCTTCATCTTATAACCTGATTGCCGACTCGCTTAATTTGTCGCCATTTAATATCAGGGCGCGTACAACTGTTGCCGGTGTAAGCATAAATATGGGGACAACACTTGATCCGTATATGGTCGATGAGAATTATCGTCGTATTCATAAATACGTATGGAATGAACGCAGTGGTATAAAAAAACTGGGACGTGTGACCAGGGCCAACCTCTCGTTTGGAATGAATTTCAGCTCGAAAGACAAAGATAAAGAAGGGAATAAGCAAGGTGATGACCAGGAAGGTCCTACGGCGTCGGGTGAAACATTGCCGGCAATTTACGATGAATATGCTGCTTTTAGCCTTCCCTGGGATTTTAGTTTCGATTACAGTTTGAATTATTCAGGGGCTACAAAGTCAAATCCTAATGGGCGGGTAACCCAAACTTTAGGTTTACGCGGTAACGTTAGTATTACCGATAAGTGGCAACTGAGCGCTATGACCAACTTTGATATTCAGGAACAGGAGTTTGCTTTAACTTCGTTCCGTTTAAATCGCGATTTGCACTGCTGGAATATGTCGTTTAACTTTGTGCCTTTCGGATTCCGTAAAAGTTACAGTTTTACCATCAGCGCTTCCTCGTCGATGTTGCAGGATTTGAAAATCCAAAAACAGCAAAGCCACTACGATAACTTTACTTTTTAA
- the dat gene encoding D-amino-acid transaminase, translating to MSNIVYLNGEFIAADDAKISPNDRGFLFADGVYEVAKYYNGKAFRFQDHLERLNRSLKEIGIAYNTEKLEVVFMELIKQNDMLDKHAGIYLQISRGASKRTHNFPDNITPTVYAYAFDLPSAFEKLENGIKVITRDDIRWQRCDIKSVSLLPNTMLYNEAHQSGAGECILIRDGFVTEATHSSVLCVKNGAVVTRPLSNLILPGITRKVIMELCAANNIPVEERLYTKEELYKMDEVFIAGTGSEICPVVQIEDKLIGNGKLGETTRLLQKLFFELV from the coding sequence ATGAGCAATATCGTTTATCTGAACGGAGAATTTATAGCAGCCGATGACGCAAAGATCTCTCCAAACGACCGTGGATTTCTGTTTGCCGACGGTGTTTACGAAGTGGCCAAATACTACAATGGCAAAGCTTTTCGTTTTCAGGATCATTTGGAGCGTTTAAACCGCAGTTTAAAAGAGATTGGTATTGCTTACAATACTGAAAAGCTCGAGGTAGTTTTTATGGAACTCATTAAGCAAAACGATATGCTTGACAAGCACGCCGGTATTTATCTGCAAATTTCGCGCGGTGCGTCTAAGCGCACACATAATTTTCCGGATAATATTACTCCAACGGTTTATGCTTATGCTTTTGATTTGCCTTCTGCATTCGAAAAGCTGGAGAACGGGATTAAAGTGATTACCCGCGACGATATTCGCTGGCAACGCTGCGACATTAAATCGGTGTCGTTGCTGCCCAATACTATGCTTTATAACGAAGCACACCAAAGCGGGGCAGGAGAGTGTATTCTTATTCGCGACGGATTTGTCACAGAAGCAACACATTCAAGCGTACTGTGTGTAAAAAATGGCGCAGTAGTTACACGTCCGTTATCGAACCTTATTTTACCGGGAATTACCCGAAAAGTAATTATGGAACTGTGCGCTGCCAATAATATCCCAGTTGAGGAGCGCCTGTACACCAAAGAAGAGCTTTACAAAATGGACGAAGTTTTCATTGCAGGTACCGGCAGCGAAATTTGTCCGGTTGTTCAAATCGAGGACAAATTGATTGGCAACGGAAAACTTGGGGAAACGACGCGTTTGTTGCAAAAGTTGTTTTTTGAGTTGGTGTAA
- a CDS encoding RidA family protein: MKKIISTEKAPAAIGPYSQAVEVNGTLYISGQVPLDPATMTVVDGGITEQTEQVMLNIGEILSAAGYTFADVVKSTCLLSDMANFKAMNEVYGKYYSENPPARAAFAVKELPLGVMVEIETIAVK, translated from the coding sequence ATGAAAAAGATAATATCAACTGAAAAAGCACCTGCTGCAATTGGTCCGTACAGTCAGGCTGTTGAAGTAAACGGAACACTTTATATCTCAGGACAAGTGCCACTCGATCCGGCAACGATGACAGTTGTTGACGGCGGAATTACAGAGCAAACCGAGCAGGTAATGCTTAACATTGGCGAGATTCTTTCAGCAGCTGGTTATACTTTTGCCGATGTTGTAAAATCAACTTGTCTGTTAAGCGACATGGCCAATTTTAAAGCCATGAACGAGGTTTACGGAAAATATTACAGCGAGAACCCACCAGCGAGAGCTGCATTTGCGGTAAAAGAGTTGCCCTTGGGTGTTATGGTTGAAATTGAAACAATTGCTGTAAAATAA